Genomic segment of Parachlamydia sp. AcF125:
TAAAGCAAAGAGGAGATGTTTCAAAAAGCCGTTACTATAAGCATTTACAGCAAAAAAGCTTTTCTCGTTGCATTGTGTTGCTAATCCCTGTGATAGGAAATATTATTATAGGAATTTATGACTTTTCTAAGAGGAAGCATACCTATAAGAATGCTGTATTTGCAGCTACTCAGCCGGTTCCTCCTTCCGCTCCCCAATCTTCTCAAAATTGCAATCCTTCTGAATCTGATATCGAAGGGCTTGCTATAGATGAAGGCCGCCAATTAGGCAAATATGCAAAAAGCTTAGTGATAGGTAAAAAAGAAGCTAGAATAAGTAAGGTGGTTCAGCAAGGCTATTCTCAATCTACCGTTATGGCAGGTTATGCTGGAAAAGCTGCTCGGCAATTAGCAACACAGGCCTATGGGAAACAATCCAATGTAAGTGGTTCCTTGGAACTATGTTCTTCTGATGAGCTTGACAACTGCGAGCACAGCCTTACAGAGTCTTTTATGGCTGTTGATCCCGATTTGCCAGCGAAGCCTGGGTTTGTCAATCCCCGAGCTAGTGCTAAAAAAATCCATTTAGGGAAGCATGCTCAGCTGCATGTAAATGCTAATTATACCATTCAATGCCGTGCAGCACAGCCCTTATCTCAGGCAGAACTAGATCCTCAATATCTGATTAACTCTCTTCAAAAGCTTTATCTTTCACAAAAAACTTTATCGATCTTTAGGATTAAAGCGGAGCAAGAGTGGGAATTTAAAGTTCCTTTGGAAGAAATCTATGTGCGCTTGGGCATTATTGAAAGTAAAGAAAGGAAATTACACGACCAAGCGCTTGATAAGCATTCTGGCTACCTGCAAGATGAGCGCATTTCGTCTTATAAAACTATTCTTGAGTCTAAAAAAAATATTGAAATCGAAAAGCTTTTCGAGCATGAAAGCCTCAAAGGAAAAGATCGTAAGAGAATTTACCTTCAAGGAGCAGCGGGAAGTGGCAAAAGTACGCTTTGCCATTATATCGCTTATCGGTGGGCAAAAAAGGATCTCTGGCAGGGCCTTTTTGCTTACCTTTTTTGGATCCCCTTAAGAAATCTTACCCTAAGAAAGTATCCTGCTGATGAAGAATACACCCCAGCTGATCTGATTGCGAAAGAGTATGCTGGCAAAGTCGATCCCAGAGTAATTAAGGCTTGTATAAACGATCCAGCTTTCCGAAAAGAGACTCTGCTTATTTTAGACGGTTATGACGAACTATCCTCTGATGCCCAAGCAAACACAAGCCTAGCTACAGCCTTTAAGGAGCTAAAAGAGTTATTTCCCCATATTCTGATCACCTCAAGGCCTGGAAGCTGTTCTTTTAACCGCCCTTGTGAGTTAGAGCTCTTAGGCTTTGATAAAGAAGGGATCAGCCGTTATATCGATAGATTTTTCGAACAAGTCCGCATAAAAGAAAAAAAAGCAATCCTTTATCGCCTATTAAATAGTTCTCCCGACATTGCAAGCCTTGCTCGCATTCCCATTCACTTAACTTTGCTGTGCTGCCTCTTTAATGAAGACCCAGAATTTTTTAATTCTAAACAGCCCATTACCATGACGGCTATTTATGAACGGATGGTTAACTGGATGTATAAATGGTTTATGTGGAGAAGGATCGACCAGGGTTTGTCCAGCCAAACCAAGGAGAAAATTCTAGAAGAGAAAAATCTCCGTCATAATCAAGAAGTCGCCAAAATTGCCAATATCTTTGAAGACATGGCTTTTTCGGCCATGGAACGAGATACTCTTTATTTTGAGAAAGAAGAAATTGATCGCTTGAGAGGTACCAAAATCACATCCAATGAACTCACAGATTGTGGGCTTATCCGCATCCCAGAAGAAAAAGGGTATTTTATCCATTTAACCTTTCAAGAGTTCTTAACCGCTTCAAAAGTTGCCAATCAATATCTTACGGGAGAAAATAGGCAAGCATGCCAAAGCTTTGTGCGAGAGTATAAGCTTGAACCTCGCTATAGCCTAGTTTTACGCATGATTGCTGGCTATCTTTCCCTCGCTATCTCATGTAATCGGTGCTATTTGAAGTCGAATGCGCTCCAGACTTTTTTTGACGATCTTTTTGCTAATCCGCAAGATTTAGCTGTCAGTGGCGAGCTTACTTTGATTGCAGAGTGCTTTGAAGAGTGCCAAGATTTTAAGAGGGTGAAGCAGTACGATGGCTTTATTGAGCTTGCAATAGACTATGTTAGGCATCTCTGGCTACTAGGTTTAGACTATGAAAAATTGTTTAGGAATGAAAATTTCCTTAATCATCCCAAAATAGTGCGTACTATCGAACAATTATTATCCGATCCTAAAACAAGAAAAAATATGCTAAGCATCCTAATAAGCGTTGCGAGCACAAGAGTAAGACAGAGCTTAACTTCAAAAATAATAGAATTGATTGCTGAGGAGCTTAAAAGCCCTGAAAAAGTTTCTTTTTACAAGCGGCCTATTATCCATATTTTGAAAGAAATAGCAAACCAAGGAGGTGAGCTTTCTAAAGAAGCGCTAGCAGCTCTCATCCAAGCTCTTAAAGAAGGCGATAATCAAACTAAAAGTTATGTTGCTAGTAATCTAGGAGCAATGGCCCAACAAGGAATTGAGCTTTCTAAAGAAACGTTAGCTGCTCTCATTCAAACTCTTAAAAAAGCCGATCCTCGGTCCAAAGGTTCTGCTGCTAATACTCTAAGAGAAATGGCAAACCAAAGAGGTGAGCTTTGTAAAGAAGCGTTAGCTGCTCTCATCCAAGCTTTTAAAGAAGGGGATTTTTGGTCCAAGAATTCTGCTGCTAATGCTCTAGGAGAAATGGCAAACCAAGGAGGCGAGTTTTCTAAAGAATCGTTAATTGCTCTCATCCAAGCTCTCACAGAAGGGGATAGTATGACTAAAGGTTGTGCAATCCGTGTCCTAGGAGAAATAGCAAACCAAGGAGGTGGGCTTTCTAAAGAAGCGCTAGCTGCTCTCATCCAAGCTCTCACAGAAGGGGATAGTATGACTAAAGGTCGTGCAATCCGTGTCCTAGGAAAAATGGCAAACCAAGGGGGCGAGTTTTCTAAAGAAGCGCTAGCAGCTCTCATCCAAGCTCTCAAAGAAGGGGATAGTATGACTAAAGGTTGTGCAATCCGTGTCCTAGGAGAAATAGCAAGCCAAGGAGGTGAGCTTCCGAAAGTAGTACTAGACGCTTTCGTCCAAGCTCTTAAAGAAGGCGATGCTCGAATTAGGA
This window contains:
- a CDS encoding HEAT repeat domain-containing protein; the encoded protein is MRINVSFLLKADQVSDYIPGVSTITNLIGLFQKYVMLSLKQRGDVSKSRYYKHLQQKSFSRCIVLLIPVIGNIIIGIYDFSKRKHTYKNAVFAATQPVPPSAPQSSQNCNPSESDIEGLAIDEGRQLGKYAKSLVIGKKEARISKVVQQGYSQSTVMAGYAGKAARQLATQAYGKQSNVSGSLELCSSDELDNCEHSLTESFMAVDPDLPAKPGFVNPRASAKKIHLGKHAQLHVNANYTIQCRAAQPLSQAELDPQYLINSLQKLYLSQKTLSIFRIKAEQEWEFKVPLEEIYVRLGIIESKERKLHDQALDKHSGYLQDERISSYKTILESKKNIEIEKLFEHESLKGKDRKRIYLQGAAGSGKSTLCHYIAYRWAKKDLWQGLFAYLFWIPLRNLTLRKYPADEEYTPADLIAKEYAGKVDPRVIKACINDPAFRKETLLILDGYDELSSDAQANTSLATAFKELKELFPHILITSRPGSCSFNRPCELELLGFDKEGISRYIDRFFEQVRIKEKKAILYRLLNSSPDIASLARIPIHLTLLCCLFNEDPEFFNSKQPITMTAIYERMVNWMYKWFMWRRIDQGLSSQTKEKILEEKNLRHNQEVAKIANIFEDMAFSAMERDTLYFEKEEIDRLRGTKITSNELTDCGLIRIPEEKGYFIHLTFQEFLTASKVANQYLTGENRQACQSFVREYKLEPRYSLVLRMIAGYLSLAISCNRCYLKSNALQTFFDDLFANPQDLAVSGELTLIAECFEECQDFKRVKQYDGFIELAIDYVRHLWLLGLDYEKLFRNENFLNHPKIVRTIEQLLSDPKTRKNMLSILISVASTRVRQSLTSKIIELIAEELKSPEKVSFYKRPIIHILKEIANQGGELSKEALAALIQALKEGDNQTKSYVASNLGAMAQQGIELSKETLAALIQTLKKADPRSKGSAANTLREMANQRGELCKEALAALIQAFKEGDFWSKNSAANALGEMANQGGEFSKESLIALIQALTEGDSMTKGCAIRVLGEIANQGGGLSKEALAALIQALTEGDSMTKGRAIRVLGKMANQGGEFSKEALAALIQALKEGDSMTKGCAIRVLGEIASQGGELPKVVLDAFVQALKEGDARIRISSACVLFLREMTNQGGELSKEALAALIQAFKEGDNATKFCAARALESIVKRGGELQEEELAALMRAFNEGDNTTKSSAVCVLGAISEQEGELREEALYALIQAVKEGDRKAKHYAARVLGTIAKQGDVLPKESLALLIQAFKEGDATTKSSAAHVLRAIVEQGDEFSKEGLVALIQALKEGDNETKCHVVAPLEAIVKQGGELSKEALAALIYTLKEGEELTKDYAARALGTITMQGGELSKEALDALIHALKEGGTRSKCSSVYALREVVRQGIGLPKEVLAPLLQALKGGDEETMHGAVCVLEVMAKQGVELPKEVLAPLIQALKEGDIVTKKFAAKALKKFDKATLLKMSSKAFALIAEACFFMKYNFSVKDLRLQISDQRITYTCEDSLTLTYEQIREKLPKKLAGWRKMLDDISTAGSIPSPVDRV